In bacterium, a single window of DNA contains:
- a CDS encoding aldo/keto reductase, which yields MRYRRLGNSGLKASVLGLGGNTFGRSVDADGTARIVHAALGLGVNFFDTADIYSTGVSEEHLGHALVGRRGEALIATKVFGTMGEGPNERGSSRAHIMDGVHASLRRLNVEYIDLLQLHEWDGETHIEETLRALEDLVRQGKVRYIGCSNFAAWQLVWSLCTSDRRGWAPFVSVQPEYSLLARGVEAELLPACQAFGIGVIPYFPLGGGILTGKYSEGEPAPEGTRGYQSERFEKRFMTARNFAIARALEAWAKERGHLLAELAVAWLLARPAVSTVITGVTKPAQVEANVRAAEWELSAAEADEVAALAPDKDRA from the coding sequence ATGAGATACCGTCGTCTGGGCAACTCCGGGCTCAAAGCGTCCGTGTTGGGATTGGGAGGCAACACCTTCGGGCGGTCCGTGGACGCCGATGGGACGGCGCGCATCGTGCACGCCGCACTCGGCCTGGGCGTCAACTTCTTCGACACGGCCGACATCTACAGCACCGGCGTCTCCGAGGAGCACCTGGGCCACGCCCTGGTCGGCAGGCGCGGCGAGGCCCTAATCGCCACCAAGGTCTTCGGCACCATGGGCGAAGGACCCAACGAGCGCGGGTCTTCGCGCGCGCACATCATGGACGGGGTCCACGCCAGCCTGCGCCGGCTGAACGTGGAGTACATTGACCTGCTGCAGCTCCACGAGTGGGACGGCGAAACACACATCGAGGAGACCCTGCGCGCCCTCGAGGACTTGGTGCGCCAGGGCAAGGTCCGCTACATCGGCTGCTCCAACTTCGCCGCCTGGCAGCTCGTCTGGTCGCTCTGCACCAGCGACCGGCGCGGGTGGGCGCCGTTCGTCTCGGTGCAGCCCGAGTACAGTTTGCTGGCGCGCGGCGTAGAAGCCGAGCTGCTTCCGGCGTGTCAGGCCTTCGGGATCGGGGTGATCCCGTACTTCCCGCTGGGCGGGGGCATCCTGACCGGGAAGTACAGCGAGGGAGAACCGGCCCCGGAAGGGACCCGCGGCTACCAGAGCGAGCGGTTCGAGAAGCGGTTCATGACAGCGCGCAACTTCGCGATCGCCCGCGCGCTGGAGGCATGGGCGAAGGAGCGCGGGCATCTGCTGGCCGAGCTGGCCGTTGCATGGCTGCTGGCGCGCCCCGCTGTCTCCACGGTGATCACCGGGGTCACGAAGCCCGCACAGGTGGAGGCGAACGTCCGGGCCGCCGAGTGGGAGCTGTCGGCGGCGGAGGCGGACGAGGTGGCGGCGCTGGCGCCGGACAAGGACCGGGCATGA
- a CDS encoding protein-tyrosine phosphatase family protein codes for MGDRKLFRRVRLPEAVAGRLYLHSMPGRYEPLEASFAEAVKLGIARIICLVPPAEIESASPSYAQAIEEGRLPCDREAFSIPDFGVPEDRRAFAGFVLSTASRIQEGERVLVHCQAGIGRTGTFATCVLLALGLSAAEAENAVREAGSQPEILAQRQLINWFKENMHSGGR; via the coding sequence ATGGGCGACCGGAAACTCTTTCGCAGGGTCCGACTCCCGGAGGCCGTTGCCGGCCGGCTCTACCTCCACAGCATGCCCGGGCGCTACGAACCTCTCGAGGCGTCGTTCGCAGAGGCAGTAAAGCTAGGCATTGCGCGGATAATCTGCCTTGTTCCTCCTGCGGAGATCGAGTCCGCATCTCCATCCTACGCGCAGGCGATCGAAGAGGGGCGTCTCCCGTGCGATCGCGAAGCGTTCTCGATACCCGATTTCGGCGTTCCCGAAGACCGGCGCGCGTTTGCCGGGTTTGTTCTCTCGACAGCCTCTCGCATTCAAGAGGGGGAGCGGGTTCTTGTGCACTGTCAAGCGGGCATCGGCCGAACCGGCACGTTCGCCACCTGTGTCCTCCTGGCGCTCGGGCTGTCTGCTGCGGAGGCCGAGAACGCCGTACGCGAAGCCGGCTCCCAACCTGAGATCCTCGCGCAGCGGCAGCTCATCAACTGGTTCAAAGAGAACATGCACTCGGGAGGCCGGTAA